A genomic stretch from bacterium includes:
- a CDS encoding Wzz/FepE/Etk N-terminal domain-containing protein produces MSEEINILDYFKVVKKHWRLLVVLFIVIEIITFVFSITRTKLYDATATILQPEMISDVKSGSGLSSLLAQQLPGGLYGGGAASQAILVMLKSRRMAEFVEQNFNILALYKIKNHADAVTQIRGMTSISLSKDNTITINVTAVDPKLAANIANFYAANLDSINEKLKISSIKPIATLLDSAVTPQFPSYPKIKFNLLIAGILALFIGILLSFFLEYFSAFIKKP; encoded by the coding sequence ATGAGCGAAGAAATAAATATTCTTGACTATTTTAAAGTAGTAAAAAAACACTGGCGATTATTGGTTGTCCTTTTCATTGTAATAGAAATTATTACTTTCGTTTTTAGCATCACTCGAACTAAACTTTATGATGCCACTGCTACTATTCTTCAACCTGAAATGATTTCCGATGTTAAAAGTGGTTCGGGACTTTCATCTCTACTGGCACAACAATTACCGGGAGGGTTATATGGGGGAGGCGCTGCATCTCAAGCTATTCTAGTAATGCTAAAATCGAGGCGTATGGCAGAATTTGTAGAACAAAATTTTAATATACTGGCTCTTTATAAAATAAAAAACCATGCGGATGCAGTAACACAAATAAGAGGAATGACCAGTATTTCCTTATCAAAAGATAATACAATAACAATTAACGTAACCGCCGTAGACCCGAAACTTGCCGCGAATATAGCTAACTTTTATGCGGCAAATCTTGATAGTATAAATGAAAAGCTAAAAATTTCTTCTATAAAACCTATTGCTACTTTACTTGATTCAGCAGTCACGCCACAATTTCCATCTTACCCAAAAATAAAATTCAATTTACTAATTGCAGGAATTCTTGCTCTTTTTATAGGGATATTATTGTCCTTTTTCTTAGAATATTTTTCAGCATTTATAAAAAAACCATAG
- the murB gene encoding UDP-N-acetylmuramate dehydrogenase: protein MDLNNIKFCDFKTDTPLSSYTSFKIGGICPAIIFPKSVEGVQSALQFAIENNLNCFIIGNGTNILFPDKSPYSLIIRICSPFLDEIKETTNPYIFQIQAGTLISTFLKFVTENSLTGAEFLSGIPGTIGGATFMNAGAQGKYISEIIRKVEVMDKNYKTYWLDKSESGFEYRNSRFKTSGEIILGAEIELTHGNKEKINTEISELLNYRNNKLPLDLPSAGCVFKNPKNGPAAYFIELAGCKGLKIGGALVSPKHANFILNAGDATYKDVKSLIVEVKKRVYDKLSISLETEVIIL from the coding sequence ATGGATTTGAATAATATTAAATTTTGTGACTTCAAAACCGATACCCCCCTTAGTTCTTATACAAGTTTTAAAATTGGAGGAATTTGTCCTGCCATCATATTTCCCAAAAGTGTAGAAGGGGTACAGTCTGCACTACAATTTGCCATTGAAAACAACTTAAATTGTTTCATAATCGGCAATGGAACAAATATTTTATTTCCCGATAAATCTCCCTATAGTCTTATTATAAGAATATGCAGCCCTTTTCTTGATGAGATAAAAGAAACAACCAACCCTTATATATTTCAAATACAAGCAGGTACTTTAATTTCTACTTTTTTAAAATTTGTTACAGAAAATAGTTTAACCGGAGCAGAATTTCTTAGTGGAATCCCGGGCACTATTGGAGGTGCCACTTTTATGAATGCCGGTGCTCAGGGTAAATATATTAGCGAGATTATACGAAAAGTTGAAGTTATGGATAAAAATTATAAAACCTATTGGTTAGACAAATCGGAAAGCGGTTTTGAGTATCGGAATTCAAGATTCAAAACAAGCGGAGAGATAATATTGGGCGCTGAAATTGAATTAACCCACGGTAACAAAGAAAAAATCAACACCGAAATTAGCGAACTTTTAAATTATCGAAACAATAAACTCCCTCTGGATTTACCAAGCGCCGGCTGTGTATTTAAAAATCCTAAAAATGGTCCGGCCGCATATTTTATAGAATTAGCCGGATGCAAAGGATTAAAAATCGGAGGAGCTCTGGTGTCGCCCAAACATGCAAACTTTATACTAAATGCCGGAGATGCCACTTATAAAGACGTTAAATCACTCATCGTAGAAGTTAAAAAAAGAGTATATGACAAACTCAGTATCTCGTTAGAAACAGAAGTTATAATACTTTAA
- the tpiA gene encoding triose-phosphate isomerase — MRKSFIAGNWKLNKLVSEAVETSKTIKEGTKNLSGVDICVCPTFTALKSVYEIIKDSNISLGAQNLWYENQGAYTGEIGASSLLDVGCKYVIIGHSERRKYLNESDETIAHKTLSALEAELIPIVCIGETLKERESDKAQKVIETQFSGACKNLPADKFSKIIIAYEPVWAIGTGKTATPEIAEEMHKFIRQLIENKYTKELAENSRILYGGSVTPANIESLMKETDIDGALVGGASLAPESFIEIVKKSQNK, encoded by the coding sequence ATGAGAAAATCTTTCATTGCAGGAAATTGGAAATTAAACAAATTAGTATCTGAAGCAGTAGAGACAAGCAAAACAATTAAAGAAGGAACAAAAAATTTGTCGGGAGTAGATATATGTGTTTGCCCGACTTTTACCGCTCTAAAATCCGTATATGAAATAATAAAAGATTCAAATATCTCATTAGGAGCACAGAATTTATGGTACGAAAACCAGGGCGCATATACAGGAGAAATCGGAGCATCTTCCCTATTAGATGTTGGCTGTAAATATGTAATTATTGGACATTCCGAAAGGCGTAAATACTTAAATGAGTCTGATGAAACTATTGCGCATAAAACTTTGTCTGCTTTAGAAGCAGAACTGATTCCTATTGTATGCATAGGAGAAACTTTAAAGGAGAGAGAATCCGACAAAGCTCAAAAAGTAATCGAAACACAATTTAGCGGGGCTTGCAAGAATCTGCCTGCAGACAAATTCTCCAAAATTATTATTGCCTACGAGCCCGTATGGGCAATAGGAACAGGAAAAACAGCAACCCCGGAAATTGCAGAAGAAATGCATAAATTCATACGACAACTAATAGAAAATAAATATACTAAAGAACTTGCAGAAAATTCCAGAATACTTTATGGTGGAAGTGTAACCCCTGCTAATATAGAAAGCTTGATGAAAGAAACAGACATAGATGGAGCATTAGTGGGTGGCGCAAGCCTTGCACCCGAATCCTTCATAGAAATCGTAAAAAAATCTCAAAACAAATAA